Proteins found in one Thiohalomonas denitrificans genomic segment:
- a CDS encoding abortive infection family protein — translation MKSVKVDQPTIRALQKVITGDPISSSGALSPYRSGPDLIDFFNQFGANEEYSQGFPSRWVYAEGKLSELNGKPKFKSVIEHCVDPRHFFGSDFPADDAADYLNQYLEFDGYKLLKNGKAYSLSPIGEGTINFEHAILENNAPNIDFIREQIYKCKSKVASGDHDGAITNARSLLEAVLLELEETMTGAATSYNGDLNQLYKRVQKHLNLEPSRKDISDSLKQILTGIISIVGGIAPLRNKMSDSHARTYRPAEHHAKLAVNSVHTICMFFLESFEYQVKSGFIKLPHNT, via the coding sequence GATCAACCAACCATTCGGGCACTGCAGAAAGTTATAACCGGCGATCCAATTAGTAGCTCTGGTGCACTGTCCCCTTACCGATCGGGACCGGACCTAATCGATTTCTTCAACCAGTTTGGAGCCAATGAGGAGTACAGCCAGGGATTCCCGTCGAGGTGGGTTTATGCCGAGGGAAAGCTTTCAGAACTCAATGGAAAACCTAAATTTAAGAGTGTGATTGAGCATTGTGTCGACCCTAGGCACTTTTTCGGGAGCGACTTTCCTGCGGATGACGCCGCTGATTACCTGAACCAGTATCTAGAATTTGACGGTTATAAGTTGCTGAAGAATGGTAAGGCTTATTCCCTCTCTCCAATTGGCGAGGGCACAATCAATTTTGAGCATGCCATTCTGGAGAACAATGCGCCAAACATCGATTTCATCAGGGAGCAGATTTACAAGTGCAAGAGCAAGGTCGCGTCTGGAGACCACGATGGCGCGATAACAAATGCCAGGTCATTGCTTGAAGCTGTACTTCTAGAGCTTGAAGAGACCATGACAGGAGCAGCCACATCCTATAACGGCGATCTTAACCAACTATATAAACGTGTTCAGAAGCACCTGAACCTAGAGCCAAGTCGGAAGGATATTTCGGATAGTTTGAAGCAGATATTGACGGGGATCATTAGTATCGTAGGCGGTATTGCTCCGCTGCGAAACAAGATGAGCGATTCACACGCGCGAACTTATAGGCCAGCCGAACATCATGCAAAGCTGGCGGTGAACTCCGTACACACGATCTGTATGTTTTTTCTGGAGAGTTTTGAGTATCAGGTTAAATCGGGCTTTATTAAGCTACCCCATAACACTTAG
- a CDS encoding peptide arginase family protein, with product MSKWIHPFKGRNRSLAVDQNFLWNDGNVYIMDNHRAALWCWLHHLQPGAKHGIFHIDAHYDAAATISDIEIDKLPDLSSVAFDDYLKISIPGWDGKPVSLIRWDNYLYLFEIVYRDTIAEYFVATHEIGTPPAETIHWEEIHMSKLPEMFGEFLDAYGGSGWLVNIDLDYFFSRQPEGIARIHSESYISAAFAAVKDALRSGRISCLTICLSPECCGGWGPAEELCYQLSDELGLEFRLPKNA from the coding sequence TTGAGCAAGTGGATACACCCATTCAAAGGCCGTAATCGGTCACTCGCTGTTGACCAGAACTTCCTGTGGAACGATGGCAACGTCTACATTATGGATAATCACAGAGCGGCTCTTTGGTGCTGGCTTCACCATCTACAACCTGGGGCGAAGCACGGCATTTTCCACATTGACGCACACTATGATGCTGCGGCTACAATCAGCGATATCGAAATCGATAAACTGCCAGACCTGAGTTCAGTTGCATTTGATGACTACTTGAAAATTAGTATCCCAGGCTGGGATGGAAAACCTGTTTCGCTTATTCGCTGGGACAATTACCTGTATCTTTTCGAGATTGTCTATCGAGATACTATAGCGGAGTACTTTGTCGCAACTCACGAGATCGGAACTCCTCCGGCTGAAACCATTCATTGGGAAGAAATACATATGAGCAAACTTCCCGAAATGTTCGGTGAGTTCTTGGATGCCTACGGTGGTTCGGGATGGCTCGTTAATATCGACCTTGATTACTTTTTTTCGCGCCAGCCTGAGGGAATCGCAAGGATTCATAGTGAAAGCTACATATCGGCAGCTTTCGCTGCGGTTAAGGATGCCCTGCGCTCTGGTCGAATATCATGTCTGACGATCTGTTTGAGCCCGGAGTGCTGCGGAGGATGGGGGCCTGCGGAAGAGCTCTGCTATCAGCTCAGTGATGAACTTGGGCTTGAATTCAGGTTGCCTAAAAATGCCTAA